A genomic window from Bubalus bubalis isolate 160015118507 breed Murrah chromosome X, NDDB_SH_1, whole genome shotgun sequence includes:
- the LOC102409726 gene encoding melanoma-associated antigen B10: MPRGQKSKLRARAKRRHARQEPSALVEAQPTEPEEEEFPSSPSPSFEDVPQSSAATGTSSSLQVPGKVCSTTAVAASVSDAKFSEGATDQGKERPKVSQSKDTTEHSSKDPVDEKVPLLVNYLLTKYQMKEPVTKRDMLRKVIHKHKNLFSEILKKASEHVELLFGLDMKETDPNRGTYVLVNKLELGCDEKPGDDREIPKTGLLMIVLGVILTKGNCATEEQVWKVLNLMDLHEEKKDAIYGDVKRLITKDLVQKKYLEYHQVANSDPPVYEFLWGPRAYTETTKMKVLEFVARIHGKVPAAFPSLYEEALRDEEERAQARASARAHTAASARARTWAKAHSSSCTK, encoded by the coding sequence ATGCCTCGGGGTCAGAAGAGTAAGCTTCGCGCCCGTGCAAAACGCCGCCATGCTCGACAAGAGCCCAGTGCTCTGGTGGAAGCTCAGCCCACTGAACCAGAGGAAGAAGAATTCCCTTCTTCCCCATCTCCTTCTTTTGAAGATGTTCCCCAGAGCTCAGCTGCCACTGGAACATCCAGCAGTCTTCAAGTGCCTGGCAAAGTCTGCTCCACCACTGCTGTTGCTGCCTCTGTTTCAGATGCAAAATTTAGTGAAGGTGCCACCGATCAAGGAAAGGAAAGGCCAAAAGTCTCTCAGAGTAAAGATACCACTGAGCACTCTTCCAAAGATCCTGTAGACGAGAAGGTTCCTTTGTTGGTGAATTACCTTCTGACCAAGTATCAAATGAAAGAGCCTGTGACCAAGAGAGATATGCTGAGAAAGGTAATCCACAAGCACAAGAATCTTTTCAGTGAGATCCTCAAGAAAGCCTCTGAGCATGTGGAGCTGCTGTTTGGCCTCGACATGAAGGAAACGGATCCCAACAGGGGTACTTATGTCCTTGTCAATAAACTGGAACTGGGCTGTGACGAAAAGCCAGGTGATGACAGAGAGATTCCCAAGACTGGTCTGCTGATGATTGTCCTGGGTGTGATCCTCACGAAGGGCAACTGCGCCACTGAGGAGCAAGTGTGGAAAGTGCTGAATCTGATGGACTTACATGAGGAGAAGAaggatgccatctatggggatGTGAAGCGGCTCATCACCAAAGATTTAGTGCAGAAAAAGTATCTGGAGTACCACCAGGTGGCCAATAGTGATCCTCCAGTCTATGAGTTTCTGTGGGGCCCGAGAGCCTACACTGAAACCACCAAGATGAAAGTGCTGGAGTTTGTAGCTAGGATCCATGGTAAAGTCCCTGCTGCCTTCCCATCCTTGTATGAGGAGGCTTTGAGAGATGAGGAAGAGAGAGCCCAAGCTAGAGCTTCAGCCAGGGCTCATACCGCTGCTTCGGCCCGTGCCCGCACCTGGGCCAAAGCCCACAGCTCTTCCTGCACCAAGTGA